A genome region from Leptodactylus fuscus isolate aLepFus1 chromosome 6, aLepFus1.hap2, whole genome shotgun sequence includes the following:
- the LOC142209650 gene encoding beta-1,4 N-acetylgalactosaminyltransferase 2-like, with protein MPRLHDPGKENNISDLVTITTKTFLRYDKLRVLLKSIRQYYPDMKVIVADDNDTPEKIDDPNVEQYIMPFAKGWFAGRNLAVSQVTTKYFLWVDDDFVFTNETIIEKMVDVLEATDLDLVGGNVAGNYFSFTLLLKEGGKDGDCLHWKKGTYYTIPGFPNCGTAAGVVNFFLAHTDRILGVGFDPKLSRVAHTEFFIDGLGRLRVGICSDIIIGHQRKEKPKDKELLEKYNKYKFFRKGNADQVRFKLGLLYFKNRLSCFIKE; from the exons ATGCCACGCTTACATGACCCAGGAAAAG AAAACAACATTAGTGACCTGGTCACCATCACCACCAAGACGTTTCTGCGCTACGACAAGCTGCGGGTTTTGTTAAAGAGCATACGTCAATATTATCCTGACATGAAGGTCATTGTGGCTGATGACAATGATACGCCTGAGAAGATTGACGACCCCAATGTAGAGCAATATATTATGCCATTTGCAAAG GGATGGTTTGCAGGCAGGAATCTTGCTGTGTCTCAGGTGACAACCAAGTATTTCCTCTGGGTGGATGACGATTTTGTCTTTACCAATGAAACTATAATTGAAAAAATGGTGGATGTGCTTGAAGCAACTGACCTGGATCTG GTGGGAGGTAATGTTGCCGGAAACTATTTTAGCTTTACGCTCCTTCTTAAAGAAGGGGGAAAGGATGGTGATTGTTTACACTGGAAGAAAGGAACTTACTATACAATCCCAGGCTTCCCTAACTGCGGCACGGCTGCTGGAGTAGTCAACTTCTTTCTAGCCCACACAGACCGAATTCTAGGTGTTGGATTTGACCCAAAACTAAGCCGAGTAGCACATACTG AGTTCTTCATAGATGGATTGGGACGCTTGAGAGTTGGAATCTGTAGTGATATTATTATTGGACACCAGCGTAAGGAAAAGCCAAAGGATAAAGAGTTACTGGAAAAATATAATAAGTACAAATTTTTCCGGAAAGGTAATGCTGACCAAGTGAGGTTTAAGCTAGGTCTGCTATACTTCAAGAATCGACTGAGCTGTTTCATCAAGGAATAA